A part of Magnetococcales bacterium genomic DNA contains:
- a CDS encoding inorganic phosphate transporter, producing MDTLFVLAIVAVIIVLLFDYTNGFHDASNIIGTIIASRAMTPVQSVIVVATFEFLGPVLGGTAVANTIGKFISIGDLPPLMSTSVILCGIFGAIFWNLATWWFGIPSSSSHALVGGLIGGVVIAAGADHVIWGFSDLLHFKLNGFTKILASLIVSPVLGFWVGFFIYRLMFASLVKAKPTVNKPLRKAQFLTAAGLSFSHGANDAQKSMGIITLVLVLGGFLKDFVVPFWVILACAIAITLGILSGGWRIVRTVGFGIYKVRPIHALSTQLTSATVILSASVLGAPVSTTHVVSSAIMGIGSAERPKAVRWAKATEIVSTWLITIPGSGLVGVLAYLVVRFLTGGAV from the coding sequence ATGGATACGTTGTTTGTACTTGCAATTGTTGCTGTTATCATCGTTTTGTTGTTCGACTATACAAATGGCTTTCATGACGCCTCGAACATCATCGGAACCATCATCGCCTCCCGGGCCATGACCCCCGTGCAATCGGTGATCGTGGTGGCCACCTTCGAATTTCTCGGTCCGGTGTTGGGAGGAACCGCCGTGGCCAACACCATCGGCAAGTTCATCAGCATCGGCGACCTGCCGCCCCTGATGAGTACGTCGGTGATCTTGTGCGGCATCTTCGGGGCCATTTTCTGGAATCTGGCCACCTGGTGGTTCGGGATTCCCTCCTCTTCGTCCCATGCCCTGGTAGGGGGACTGATCGGGGGAGTCGTCATCGCCGCCGGGGCCGATCATGTGATCTGGGGTTTCTCCGATCTGCTGCACTTCAAACTGAACGGTTTCACCAAGATCCTGGCCTCTTTGATCGTCTCTCCCGTGTTGGGATTCTGGGTGGGCTTTTTCATCTATCGCTTGATGTTCGCCTCCCTGGTCAAGGCCAAGCCCACGGTCAACAAACCGTTGCGCAAGGCTCAGTTCCTCACCGCCGCCGGACTCTCCTTCTCCCACGGGGCCAACGATGCCCAGAAGAGCATGGGTATCATCACCCTGGTGCTGGTTCTCGGCGGATTTCTCAAGGATTTCGTCGTGCCCTTCTGGGTGATCCTGGCCTGCGCCATCGCCATCACCCTCGGTATTCTTTCGGGCGGCTGGCGCATCGTGCGCACGGTCGGTTTCGGTATCTACAAGGTGCGCCCCATTCATGCGCTTTCCACCCAGTTGACTTCCGCCACGGTGATTCTGTCGGCTTCGGTGCTGGGAGCCCCGGTTTCCACCACCCACGTGGTGAGTTCCGCCATCATGGGTATCGGTTCGGCGGAGCGTCCCAAAGCGGTGCGTTGGGCCAAGGCCACCGAAATCGTCAGCACCTGGCTGATCACCATTCCGGGTTCCGGGCTGGTGGGTGTTCTGGCCTATCTGGTGGTGCGCTTCCTGACCGGTGGTGCGGTCTGA
- a CDS encoding DUF47 family protein produces the protein MSGSSNSLAVRLLNNVFPRMPDFYGMINEQCVVALEAMEAFVEFMETGNVEKSNLVRELEKKGDEIKARNMMMLNNAFATPMDREDIYRAISSIDMIMNYAKTTVREMEVLELGPDNYCREMAVLLRDGVDALKRGFGKLGTAPALAEEDCQTVNKTERNVEKCYRRAIADLFKADEALLHSLENSEPGAQAKAMLQVTSMFKRRELYRHMSNSADQLNRAGEILHDIVVQIS, from the coding sequence ATGAGCGGATCTTCCAACTCTCTGGCTGTGCGCCTTCTCAATAACGTATTTCCCCGCATGCCCGACTTCTACGGCATGATCAACGAACAGTGCGTCGTGGCCCTGGAGGCCATGGAAGCCTTCGTGGAGTTTATGGAGACCGGAAACGTCGAAAAGAGCAATCTGGTGCGCGAGCTGGAAAAGAAGGGCGACGAGATCAAGGCCCGCAACATGATGATGCTCAACAACGCCTTCGCCACCCCCATGGATCGGGAGGATATCTATCGGGCCATCTCCTCCATCGACATGATCATGAACTACGCCAAGACCACGGTGCGGGAGATGGAGGTTCTGGAGCTGGGACCGGACAACTACTGCCGCGAAATGGCGGTTCTGCTGCGGGACGGCGTGGATGCCCTCAAACGGGGTTTCGGCAAGCTGGGAACGGCTCCGGCTCTGGCGGAAGAGGATTGCCAGACGGTCAACAAGACGGAACGCAACGTGGAGAAGTGCTACCGCCGCGCCATCGCCGACCTCTTCAAGGCGGACGAAGCCTTGTTGCACAGCCTGGAGAACAGCGAGCCCGGTGCCCAGGCCAAGGCCATGCTGCAGGTGACCTCCATGTTCAAGCGGCGTGAACTCTACCGCCACATGTCCAATTCCGCCGACCAGTTGAACCGGGCGGGTGAGATTCTCCACGACATCGTGGTGCAGATTTCTTAA